The genomic window AATTATACTTTTAGATGAACCAGATTCCCATTTGCACCCTACGAAACAAAAACATTTAGCAAATGAATTACTTCGTAGAACAACTGAAAATCTGCATCTAAAGGTAGTTTTTTCAACACACTCAAGATATATTCTTGAGGCATTAGAAAATATAGCCAATGTAATTCATTTTCAAAATGGAAAGTCCTTTCCAAGTATTCAAGGCAGCAAAATCCTATTGGACATAGGCGCTGCTGACGCTGATTATTTATTCTCAAAGAAAAATCTTAAATATATTGTTGTGACTGAAGATAAGGTTGACAACATCGCTGAGAAAAAGAGTTTTTTGAAAAACTTTCTAATTGCTAATGGCTTGCCTGAAGACGAGTTTGTGCTACATTCTTATGAAGGATGTACTAAAGTAGATTTTGCAAAAATTCTTGAAGGATTTGTTAGAAAGCAAATTCCTGGTGTGAAGGTAATCGTTCATATAGACAGAGATCAAAAGGTGGATGGTGATCGAGACTTGATTAAATTGGAAGACGACTGTGAGAAAAGAGAACTTTTGCTATTTGTTACAAAGTACCAGGAAGTTGAATCATATTTTTGTCAACCTCAACATATATCAAAGACATATGGATTAGACATTGCAATATGTTCAAAGCTCTATGACGACTCTGTGGCTTCGTTAGCTGAAGAAACTAAGAGAAAACTAAGCAATTTTATCTTGCGAGAAAGAAAGGACTTGTCTCTTAATAAAGATGGTAAGCAAGACATTGCTATAATTAATAAAATGGTTGACGAATGGTATACACAATTTAAGAATGAGCTCTGCCCGGGAAAGGAACTACTTGGTAAGCTTAAAAATGAGATTCAAACAACTCACAGACTAGACCCCAATAAAATCATTGAAACAAGCGAACATTTAAAGGATTCGAAATTACAAGCCTTGCTATCATAAATGGCCTACACATAACATTTAGCCGTATAGAAGAAAGTCCAAAGGAAAAATACAATAAAAAGCTAATCGTCACTTACAGATAATGATAAAATAAAACTACAACGGGCTTTCTGCTATAAAGCTGAGAGAAAGATCTCTCAGTTCTCTCATCAGATGCATCTCTATGCATCTGGTCTTGAATAAAATTCAAGACTTCATTCGTAAGCTGAGAGAAGGGTCTCTCAGTTCTCTCATCAGATGCATCTCTATGAATCTGGTCTTGAATAAAATTCAAGACTTCATTCGTTCATATTCAACGAGACCTCTTCTTAGGTGTCATAGTATATCAATTGAGTTTTTTTAGGTCAAGCTTTTACTTTTTTAGTAGTACAATTATTAGTTTTTTGCATAGCTTCGCCACAGAAAAATCTACATTAATTTTTCTGTAAGTAAATGTATAACAATATTTATTTAGGGTAATTTTCATGGAATGTCCATGTTTATTAATGGAGAGCCTTTGTTTTGTATGGTCTTGACATCGATCAAAATGCCGTTGATGCAAATACTTGTTTTGATCAGGATTAATTTTCCAGTTTTGCAGATGGGACATAGACTTATGTCAATTCCTGTTTTGATCAATACGCGCAATTGAATTGGTATTTCCACTTTTGGCATTGGTGGCGGCAGTTTCAATAGATTATGCAACTTTGCAATACGTTCATTTTTACCTCGATGGGACAAATATCCCGCATGACGTGTATCATTCGGAGCAAGGGTTACCACGCAAGAAAGTTCACTTTTGGATAATCAGGCAGTAAGTTGATTACCAGAATAGTCACTAGAAAGACCCAAATTTTTCTCAAAACTGGCATGTTTTAAGCCTGTGGGAGTTCTTATTTTTTTGCAAACTATTCGGCGGCCTATAAAAATAGTGCCTTTATCACGTCTAAAATTAGGTTATATGAAATTTTACCAGGTGATTTATGTACTTGAAAACAAAAAATATGGTATTTTCACAGTCTGACGTTAGCGGTCAGTGTAGCGTATGAAAATCTCGACAAAGAAAAAAATCTATTGAATTTAATGACAAACAAGAAAAACATATTAGCAATTATTGGAAGTGCAAGTTCAAATTCTGCAAACCTAAAATTGGTTGGGAAAATTGCCAGTCTAACAGAAAATGAATTTAACTTGACGATATATAACAACTTAAAGACATTACCACATTTTGACCCAGAACTTTCGACAGACAATCCACCAAAGGAAATAATTGAATTTAGGAAAAGTGTTGAAGAAGCAGACGGAATTATTATATGTACACCAGAATATATTTTTAGTATTCCAAGTGGTCTGAAAAACGCAATTGAATGGTGTATTTCGACAACAATATTTTCAGAGAAACCAATTGGGTTGATAACGGCTTCTGCAAGTGGACAAAAAGGACACGAAGAATTGCAACTCATTATGAAAACTGCAATGGCAAAATTTACTGACAAGACAAGTTTACTAATTCAAGGAATAAAAGGGAAATTTGACAAACAAGGTAATTTAATTGACAATGAAACAAAAAATCAATTAGATAACTTTATTGACGCTTTAATGAAATTAATAAACGAATAAAAACACCGAACCGCTAACATACAAGGAATAAACGAAGCTCTGCTGCGATTTAATCCTGTGTTGAATGAAGCTCAGGTAGCTCGGCTTTGAGGTCAATCCTATGGGGAATAAATAATTTTGTGAGGGGATGCTGAGGGTGCTTAGAGGATGTTCAGGAGAATGATCAGTGATTAATCAAGCTTCAATGGGATTGGAATTGAGTAAAAAGCTTACATTTTTATATAGCTACTTGGTTTTTTGAAACAAGTGGTCATGTAGTTTTCAAGGATTATTTTATTTGTGCAATAGGATCTTAGCTCGTTCACAGATACAAGTCGTTTATTGTGCATTGCATTTAAAAATTTGAAGATTCGCTATCGGTGGTTGAACTGAACTAAAGCTCAATATCCAGATCATCTTACCTGACTTGCAACAAGGACATGAGTCCGGGTCGAAATGGTGTTTTTCCACGCTGGAACTACCCAAGCCCATCTCAAAACTGGCTTTTTTTAAGCCCGTGGGAGGGCTTAATTTTTTTTGCAAACTATTTTCGGCGGTCCATACATGTATTGCCTTTATCACGTCTAAAATTATATTATAAGAATTTTTACCAGGTGATTTTTGAAGTTGAAAACAGAAAAGTGGTATTTTCACAGTCTGACGTTGGTAGCAACTACAAAAGAAGACAGAGTGAAAGTCCCAATATCAAAGCAATTAACCGACAATTTAATTCTTCCCTGCCTTGCAATTACAGGCGTTGGACTTTACAACCTCTATTCAAAAGAACAAAATCGCTTTGACCAAAACATCTTATTAATAATTGCTTTCGGCATACCGACACTTTTATTTGCTTGGTTTCTCCTTGACAAAAGGGTTGAGTTTAATGACAATAAAAAAGTTCGAAAAGCAGACCGACTTTTTCAACTTCCGTTTTCATCTTTTTCGACACTGCTTATTTTCATCATCTCATCTCTATTTTTAGTGGGTGGACTTGCGATATTTTTTAGGGACAAAGACACATCAGGCGGACTTCCTATGCTGCTAATAAGTTTATCGGCAGTTGTCTTGACTGCTATTGCTGTTGAGCATCCCAAAGTTTGGTTTTCAGACACTCTAAATATGGACGATATGATTGAGGATATTAAAAATACTCCTCAAGAGAATTTCCCTGCATATCAAGACGGCATTTTTTCTTATGACAAAAATTCGTTTAAAATTCAACTTAACAATGAAACTAAGACTATAAGCTGGGACGACATAACTTTAATCAAAGCATATAAAATTGACAATTATACCATTGACCGTATTGTAATTGAAATTCATTTAGCAGAAACATTTATTTCAATCAACGACCAAACAACAGGGCATATGAAATTTATGGAGACCGCATCAAGTAAACTAACCAACTTCAAAAAGGACTGGTTTACAGTTGTTGCTTTTCCTGCATTTGAGACAAATTTGACGACTATTTATGAACGACAAACAGCGGACGTAAAGAAAGGCAGTCACTAACATACAAGGATTAAACGAAGCTCTGCTTCGATTTAATCCTGCGTTGAATGAAGCGGAAGCCTCCAGGTAATCATCTGATCATATGGGGACTCAATATTAAGGGATAGGATAGAAATGATGTTCAGAAGATTTTCATGAGCTCCACTTTGAGTCTACCTGTATTATAAAGAGTACAAGTAGCAAGTTTGGATTTATGGATAAAAAAAACGAGTTTTCCGGCTATTGGATTTTATAGATCTTTAAATGATTGCAATGGCATATCAGCCGGAACAAAGATACAAGTATTGCTTGCTTCTGGATTTTACAATTGTAGTTGGAAAACCCGTGTCGGAAGATTCGTGCTGAAGGTCAATATCCAGAACATCTTGTCCCGCTAGCAACAAGACATGAGTCCGGGTCAAAATTGGCTTGTTTTAAGCTCGTGGGAGGGCTTAATTTTTTTGCAAACTATTCAGCAGTCAATAAATATACTGCCTTTATCACGTCTAAAATTCGGTTATATGAAATTTTACCAGGTGATTTATGCATTTGAAAACAGAAAAATGGTATTTTCACAGTCTGACGTTTATGAAATAAAATCAAAAATTACATGATACAAATATTAAACCGATGTTAAACAATCTGCTCTTTGTGCTT from Saprospiraceae bacterium includes these protein-coding regions:
- a CDS encoding AAA family ATPase, producing MKIKIDKFKKIDSVEVELQALNIFIGTNNSGKSSFIQGIQFAISSAQTLRLKNVPWRTQNDSQTLNLDSTDFLYTPTRHIENLYHGKRLVTSRRRSDRISMNFIFTDGEQASINVSRGKNGGFATVVTGKNFGQKVNDIDNPFCVYVPGIAGIPIQEKFEVPIAIKKSATRGDSNNYLRNILLDISKSESKWNAFSYSINQIYSDVNIRVEFRDSISEFIDVFVENEGIELPLDSIGTGLLQTIQIFAYIEYFNPRIILLDEPDSHLHPTKQKHLANELLRRTTENLHLKVVFSTHSRYILEALENIANVIHFQNGKSFPSIQGSKILLDIGAADADYLFSKKNLKYIVVTEDKVDNIAEKKSFLKNFLIANGLPEDEFVLHSYEGCTKVDFAKILEGFVRKQIPGVKVIVHIDRDQKVDGDRDLIKLEDDCEKRELLLFVTKYQEVESYFCQPQHISKTYGLDIAICSKLYDDSVASLAEETKRKLSNFILRERKDLSLNKDGKQDIAIINKMVDEWYTQFKNELCPGKELLGKLKNEIQTTHRLDPNKIIETSEHLKDSKLQALLS
- a CDS encoding NAD(P)H-dependent oxidoreductase, with product MTNKKNILAIIGSASSNSANLKLVGKIASLTENEFNLTIYNNLKTLPHFDPELSTDNPPKEIIEFRKSVEEADGIIICTPEYIFSIPSGLKNAIEWCISTTIFSEKPIGLITASASGQKGHEELQLIMKTAMAKFTDKTSLLIQGIKGKFDKQGNLIDNETKNQLDNFIDALMKLINE